One uncultured Carboxylicivirga sp. genomic window, TTTTTTTACCCTTTTTTTATTTATCACATGGTATGTTATAAAAATGGATAAGGATGTGATTGAGGAGGTTTCGAACTATGCCACAGATAAAGCTGACGAATTACCAGAAGAGAATCAGAATTAACTAAATCTATAAAAGACAACTTTAAAGAGTAATGTCTTTAAATATTTTCGTCTATGGAAGAGAATTTGAAAGACCAAAAAATGCCCGAGGTTGATCCGTTAACCAATGATAAATTCGTACCTGAACACGAGTTTGATGGTATTAGAGAATTGGCTAACAATCCTCCCTGGTGGCTGACATTTATATTTATTTTCAGCATTTTGTTCGCCTACGTTTATTTGGCTAAATACCATTTTTTTAGTGATGGTAAAGTGGGGTTGAATGAGTACGAGGCTGAATTATATGCTGTTCAATTGCAGGAAGAAGAGGCTGCAGGTATTGAAGCATCTGCAACAGAAGGAGGCGGTGGAATTTCCATTGAAACAGTAAAGGTTGACTATAGTGTACCATTAACTGCTCAAACTGATCTGGATAAAGGTGCCAAAGTTTTTTCAACTAACTGTGCTGTTTGCCACTTGGCAGAAGGACAAGGATTGGTTGGACCGAACTTAACTGATGAATACTGGATTCATGGAGGTAGTTTTGAAAATATTATGACTGTGATTAATAATGGTGTGATTGAAAAAGGAATGATTGCCTGGAAAGGGCAGCTATCAGATACCCAAATACATCAGGTTGCCAGTTTTATAACAACCCTGCAAGGAACCAATCCGCCTAATCCTAAAGCACCTCAAGGTGAAAAGTATGTGCCGGAAGCTGAATAGTTGAAAATACATTTCTCTAATAGTAACGGGTAATGTATTTGCATTGCCCGTTTTTGTTTCCAATCAGAATTACTATTTTTAAAGATGCTCAAACTGAACTAAATCCATATTCATGACAAATGATAATAACCCGACATTTCGTGATCGAATTGTCACAATGAATGAGGAAGGCAAACGTAACTGGATATTCGCTAACCAACCAAAAGGTAAATATTATAATGCCCGAACAATTGTTGGAATCATATTACTGACCTTTTTATTTGCAGCTCCATATATTAAAATAGATGGTGAGCCATTACTCTTGTTTGATATTATACATCGAAAGTTTGTATTGTTTGGAGTTGTTTTCTGGCCTCAGGATTTTCATTTATTTGTTATTGGCTTAATTTCTATAATCATTTCAATAGTAACGTTTACTGTTGTCTATGGAAGGGTTTGGTGTGGCTGGGCTTGTCCTCAGACAATATTTATGGAACTTATTTTCCGAAGAATTGAATATTGGATTGAGGGTAGTGGCGACCAGCAACGGATTAGAAACAACGGAGAAGATACATTTGATAAGTTCTGGCGTAAAAGTCTGAAACACGCCATATTTATATTGATTTCTTTGGTTATCACTCATACCATGTTATCTTATTTTGTGGGTGTTGAAACGGTTCAGAAATACATAGAAGGTTCTCCAACGGAAAATTTCAGTGTGTTTATAGCACTTATGATTTTTACTGCGGCATTTTATTTTGTATTTGCATTTTTTCGTGAACAGGTCTGCTCATTGGTTTGTCCTTACGGACGATTACAAGGTGCCTTGGTTGATAATAACACATTGACTGTAATTTACGACTATAAAAGAGGTGAGGACCGGGGTCCTATGCGTAAAGATGAGGATCGTAAAGCTGTTGGTAAAGGAGATTGTGTTAATTGCCATAAATGTACAACAGTTTGTCCGACTGGGATTGATATACGAGATGGTATTCAGCTTGAATGTATCAATTGTACTGCATGTATTGATGCCTGTGATAGTGTGATGGAACGTTATAAATTACCGAAAGGATTAATCCGCATCACTTCAAAAAATAATATCGAAAATGGACAAAAGTTCCGTTGGACTCCAAGGGTTATTGCATATACCACCTTGTTAGTTGCATTAATAGGAGTTTTAGTCGTTTTGTTCAATTTAAGGTCAGATTTTGAAACAACCATTTTGAGGGTGCAAGGGTCTCTATTTCAGACCCTGGATGATGGACGTATTAGCAACATTTACAATTATAAGATTGTTAATAAAACCACTAAAGAAGCTGACTTGTCAATTAAATTGCTTTCACCAGAAGGTGAAGTGCAATTGGCAGGACATATGATGAAAATCAAAGAACAGGAAAAGCTTCAGGGGGCATTTTTACTGAAATTATCAAAAGATCAATTGAACGGTGCCAGCACGAAAGTTATGATTGGGATTTATGATGGTGATGAATTGATTGATACGATTGAATCAACTTTTGTAGGGCCTAACTAATCTTTAATAATATTAATATGAAATTTAATTGGGGACACGGTTTAGTGGTTGTTATTCTGTTAGGTATAACCGGATTTTTATCCTTGGTTTTTATAACAACCAGAGAACGTATTGATATGGTTACCGATGAGTACTATCCTAAAGAACTAGAATATCAGTATCAGATTGAAAAACTGAAAAATTACAATGCGTTGTCTGAAAAAATCAATATTAAAATAAACGGAAATTTAGCTGTTGTATTTCCTAAAATCACTGATAAACCGGATGGAATAACCGGTAATATTCATATTTACCGTCCATCTGATAAACGATTAGACATAGAAAAGGAAATTCAATTGGATACTGCTTTTATCGCTAATTTTGAAAAAGAGAAATTCAAATCTGGGAAATACGAGGTTATCATTGAATGGGGAGCCAATAATCAGGAATATCTTACAAAACTTCCTTTATTTATAGACTAAACTTGCTATCATGGGTATTTTAGAAGGATTCGTAATTGGTTTTTTCGGCAGTCTGCATTGTGTTGGAATGTGTGGTCCATTGGCATTGGCACTTCCTCTTCCTGTCAAATCAGTATGGCAAAAAGTAATTGGAGCCCTCTTGTATAATATTGGCAGAGCTGTAACCTACAGTATCCTGGGCTTGATTTTTGGTTTTGTGGGAGTTGGTCTTAAGCACTCTGGCATTCAAAATATTGTATCTATTCTTTGTGGTGTCATCATGATATTATCTGTTGTTCTTCCCGGAATTATAAAATTGCCCAAGGGAAGTAATAAAATAACAAATTCGATTTACGGTACACTAAAAAAGAAAATTGGAGATTCACTTAACCGTAGGAAAATAGGTAATTTGTTTATTATTGGTATTCTAAATGGGTTTCTACCTTGTGGTTTGGTTTATGTTGCAATATCCAAAGCAGTTTTGTCATTAACTCTTGCTGAAAGTGTTTTATCCATGTTTTTCTTTGGATTAGGAACGCTTCCCATGATGTTTGCAGTAGCTTTTTTCTCAGATATTATAAAAAGCAGATATCTCTATCATCTGAAAAAGTTTATTCCGGTTTTTATTATCATTTTAGGTATCATCTTTATTCTTCGTGGAATGAATCTGGGTATTCCTTTTATCAGTCCGGATATGGGTAAACCGGCTTGTTGTCATTAATGATTGTTGCAATTTATTGAAGATCACAAGAAACATATTTATATGACCGGTTAGGATATAAAACTAACTGGTTAGAAAATAATTTAGTTTCAAATACTTTAGCATAAAAAAAACCATTACTTTTGCGGTCAGATTGGTTCAAAGGGTGTATATCTATGCTCTGAGATAATAGGGAATGCCGTGTAAATCGGCAACAGTACCCGCTGCTGTAAGTTCCGATCCTGAAATAAACAGGATAGTATGCTACAACCAACATAGCCACTGTTACCTTATAAGGTTCCGAATGGGGATAAGTTTCTAATCAGACAAGAAACAGAAAACGGGAAGGCGGTTTGTAGTCGGAATAAGTCAGAAGACCTGCCAAATAACTTAATTTAAGCTTCGGGAGCTAGGCAATCACACAAGATAGGTTTACCTTTTCTTTTATGATACCGGCTTTTTTGATAAAGTATTGGTGAATGTTTAAAACTATTGTAGTTGTTTTATTTGTGTTTTTTGCCTTAATATGTGCAAAAGCTGAGGGTGAGGTTAAAGATTCATTACCAGGTTATTTACAACATTATGATATAGAGTCAGTAGATGTTGTTGTTACTAAACTTAAACAATATCAGGTTGGTTCGAAGAAGGAAACTTTTACTCCGCTACAAAAAAGCTCTGTTGAACAGGGAAGCCTTACTGAATTAATCACTCGCTATCAACCTATTTATATTAAAACTGACGCTGGAGGATTAGCTTCATTTAGATTCAGGGGTACATCAGACAATCATACATCAGTGCGTGTTCGTGGTATAGAATTGAATTCTCAGACTTTAGGTAGTTACAATGCAAATAATGCGCCTGTTTTTCTATTTGATCAGGTACAAATTAGTTTTGGTAGTTCTTCTGCAACATTGGGTTCAGGTTCTCTTGGAGGAAATGTAAGGCTTGAACTTCAGAATAAATTTAAAAATGGAGTGAACGGCGAAGCAAAAGTTTCACGGGGTTCTTTTGGCGAATATATGGCAGGAGCAAAGGTTTTTGCAAGCAATGGCCGGCTAGAATCAGTTACACGCCTTGTATACTACGAAAAGGAAAATGACTTCCCATTCGAAAATACTGCTTATTATAATTTTGAAACAAGATCTTACCAACGGGATAAGCAGAAAAATGCCCGAATAGAGAATACTAATCTAATTCAACAGTTAAATTATAAATGGGACGATATCAGAATGTTATCATCCTTAATTTGGTTAACAAAAAACCGACATGAGGCGCAGCCAAATATGGCAGAAAATACGAATCCTAATACCAGATATATTGAAGATCAGAATATAAGAACCTGGATTCAATATGATCAAAATTCTCATGTTGGCAATTTATATTTAGGTGGAGGTTACGTATTTGACGATAATATTGACTACAGTAGTAAAGAACAAAAAATTAGTACCCAACGATGGATATCTGAAGGAGGTTTAAAAAAGGAGAAAGACTGGTTAAGCATGCAACTGGGCTTACGATATCTTTTCATAAAACCTAATGTGTATGCCTACGATGAAAGTATATCTGAATACAGAACTTCTCTGTATGCATCTTTCTTGGCTAATCCAATTGATTGGATGAAATTGTCGTTGAATCTTAGACAGCAATTTGTAAGTCGATTTAATGCTCCTTTTACACCTGCCTTGGGGTTGGAAATGAGACTAATCAATAAAAATAATCAGACACTAAATTTAATCGGTAATATACAAAGAGCATATCGTATTCCTACGTTAAACGATCGATACTGGGGGCAGGATGGATATGAAGGAAACCGAAATATTAAACCCGAAGATGCTTTGAGTGCAGAGTTGGGGCTGGGCTACTTATTTTCGGATAATGAAACCTGGACTTTTCGTTTAAATGCCAATGCTTTTTATATGGATGTTCATGATTGGTTATTATGGACACAAGGAAGCAGTGGTTGGTATGCCGACAATATTATGCGTGTGATAAGTAAAGGCTTGGAAACTACTATTAGAGCATATTGTGATTTAGGAAAACAACAAATTGAAATAGGTGGTGGGTTTACTTTTAACCCTGCAGAAAGAAAGGAATCAGATCTGGTAACCGATGTTATTGATCAACAATTGGAATATGTACCTAAATATATTGCAACAGGTTATATCCAATATACATTTTCAAAAGCTGGCTTAATACTGGATGGTAATTATACAGGCAGAAGATATTACAATCAGGCAGGTAAATATTTATCAAACTATAAACTAATCAATTGCTCTGCTTACTATCAATTTAACCTTGGAAATAACTTGTTAAGATTAGATGTTCAGGTGAATAATCTATTGAGTGAGCAATATCAGAATCAATATCAATATGCCATGCCTGAGATCAATTATAGAGTAGCAATTAATTATAAATTTTAAATAATTCATTAATCATGAAGATGAAGAAGTACTTAGTTTTGTTTCTTGCATTGCCTTTTTTATTGGCATCTTGCGAGAAAGAGGAGAATGAAACACCAGAAGCAAAAATTACCGGACATTATGTTTTAAATTATGGTAGTTATTCAAGTTCGGTAGGTTCTCTTTCATACATTGACCTTGAGAATTCAACAGTTCAGAATGAGGTTTACAAAGCAGTAAATGGCGTTGAAATGTCGGGTAAACCACAATATGCATATGAGTACCAAGGTAATATTTACTTTATGGGGAATGCAGTTGATGAAATATATTATGTTGAGTCAGCTTCGTTGGAACAAACCAGTAATGGGGTGTCAACCAATATTATAAAGCCTCGCTTTTGTGTTGGTGAAGGTAATTACCTGTATATCTCATGCTGGGGTGGAGATGTTTGGGGCGACTCTTCATTGGGATATATTGCAATATATAATGTTACAACCAACGAAGTTGAGAAAAAGATTGATATGCCAGGTGGTCCAGAAGGATTAGCGATTGCAAATGGAACTTTATTCTGTGCCTTAAACTATGATACTAAAATTGGTATGATTGATTTAGCAACAGAAGAAGTGAGCTTTATTGAAGGAGTTCCAGGTGTTTCTTCTTATTTCTTAAAAGATGACGAAGGTAATCTTTTTGTTAGCATACCTGATACCTATAGTATAAGTGCGACAACAGCTGGTTTAGGGTACATTAATACAACAACCAAAACTTTGGAAGCAACTTATGAATTATCTAGTATTACTTCTAATTATTCTTCTATAATGTCATTTAATAAGGACAAAAGTAAAATTTATGTTGTTGGAGGTAGTTATGACGCTTTTTATAATTATAGTGGTGGAATCTATGTTTTCGATACTGAATTAAAATCTTTTGAATCAGAACCTTTGTTGACTGGAGTTAGTGGTATTAATGGTGTGTACTTTAATAAACAAACAGAGTTGGTTTATGTAATGGTTTCTCAAAGTACAACAGCAAATGGACTATTATCATTTTACAATACTAATGGCGAATTACAGGAAGAATTTAGCACAGGAATTGCACCATCATGGATTCTTGATGTTGAATAATATATGATTACTACTTGTTTGGTAATTGAAATAATTATAATCAAAGGCTTGCTATGGCAGGCCTTTGTTGTTTTATATTGTTTAGCAGATTCAGAAATTCAAAGGATACACCGGATAATTTAAAAAGGAAGATTATATTTGAGGTCGTTTGGCAAATAGTATGCATAAGAAAAATATAATTGATGAATAAAATGAATAAAATCTTCCTGATCTTAACCTTGGGTGCTTTAGTAATCTCATCGTGTACCGAAATAGATACAACTACAATTGAAGATTATCAAGGTGCTTTTATATTAAATAAAGGTAACAGTGAAACAAGCACAATTAGTCGTTTCAACTTTGAAAATATGGAGGTTACCAATAACTTGTTTCAGGAAAAAAACAATGGACAGAAACTTGGAGCAGGAGCAACCGCTTTTACTGTTAAAAGAAGCAGTGAATATATAAATGGACGAGGATATATCTCTTTCCCTCAATCAGGAACTGTTGATATGATTAATATGGAGACTTTTCAGGTTGATGCTTCCATCGATGGTTTATCAAATCCAAATGATATAATACTGGCAAATGTAACTACAGCCTATGTAAGCTGTGGAAATGGAGTTGCAAATTCTGATATGGATAATATTGTAGCTAAAATTGATTTAGATACACATGAAGTAATTGCAACTTTACCTGTTGGTGAAGGTCCGGGTAAATTAATCAGCTCAGGTAAATTCTTATATGTTGCCAACAGTGGTGGTGAAAATAAGGATGGTAATACTGTTACGGTTTATGATATGAGCAAAGACTCATTAATTGATGTGATTAATGTAGGAGTTCAGCCTGTTGATATGGTAGTTGATATTGATCGTAATATTTGGGTGTATTGTGATGGTGATGCCTCGGGTAATAATCAAAGTCTGTATAAAATCGAAAGAAAGTTCGTCACTGATGATATAGTAACCGATAGTTTGGTGCACGAACCAAAATTAATGATTGATTTAGGTGCCAGCGAAGGAAATGGGACAAATGCATTAGCATTATCAAAAGATAAACGTTTTATCTATTATGTACATGGTAAAACATATTACAGAAGTGTATATAAAGATGATAATACGGAAGATGAACTGGCAATTTCCGGGACTTATAGCGATGTTGCATTAAACGGAATTGATTTTGATTATGCAAAAGGCTATTTGTATGGTTTATTGGAAAATGGAACAAGTAACGGAAAACTATTGGTGTTTACGCTTGATGATGATAAATATGTAATAGATTCGGAATATGAAGTAGGTATTAATCCTATTTTTATTACTTATATTTACTAAAGAAATTTTTGGCAACATATTAAAACCCGCATATTGCGGGTTTTTTTATACTCTATGATCAAATGGATTTGCATATATTGTTTTTAGCTTTTGAGATTAAAATTTTATTAATTATACTTGCTTCACCTAAGATGAGAATATGAATAATTTAATCCATGATAATTATTG contains:
- a CDS encoding sulfite exporter TauE/SafE family protein — its product is MGILEGFVIGFFGSLHCVGMCGPLALALPLPVKSVWQKVIGALLYNIGRAVTYSILGLIFGFVGVGLKHSGIQNIVSILCGVIMILSVVLPGIIKLPKGSNKITNSIYGTLKKKIGDSLNRRKIGNLFIIGILNGFLPCGLVYVAISKAVLSLTLAESVLSMFFFGLGTLPMMFAVAFFSDIIKSRYLYHLKKFIPVFIIILGIIFILRGMNLGIPFISPDMGKPACCH
- the ccoG gene encoding cytochrome c oxidase accessory protein CcoG translates to MTNDNNPTFRDRIVTMNEEGKRNWIFANQPKGKYYNARTIVGIILLTFLFAAPYIKIDGEPLLLFDIIHRKFVLFGVVFWPQDFHLFVIGLISIIISIVTFTVVYGRVWCGWACPQTIFMELIFRRIEYWIEGSGDQQRIRNNGEDTFDKFWRKSLKHAIFILISLVITHTMLSYFVGVETVQKYIEGSPTENFSVFIALMIFTAAFYFVFAFFREQVCSLVCPYGRLQGALVDNNTLTVIYDYKRGEDRGPMRKDEDRKAVGKGDCVNCHKCTTVCPTGIDIRDGIQLECINCTACIDACDSVMERYKLPKGLIRITSKNNIENGQKFRWTPRVIAYTTLLVALIGVLVVLFNLRSDFETTILRVQGSLFQTLDDGRISNIYNYKIVNKTTKEADLSIKLLSPEGEVQLAGHMMKIKEQEKLQGAFLLKLSKDQLNGASTKVMIGIYDGDELIDTIESTFVGPN
- a CDS encoding TonB-dependent receptor plug domain-containing protein, producing MFKTIVVVLFVFFALICAKAEGEVKDSLPGYLQHYDIESVDVVVTKLKQYQVGSKKETFTPLQKSSVEQGSLTELITRYQPIYIKTDAGGLASFRFRGTSDNHTSVRVRGIELNSQTLGSYNANNAPVFLFDQVQISFGSSSATLGSGSLGGNVRLELQNKFKNGVNGEAKVSRGSFGEYMAGAKVFASNGRLESVTRLVYYEKENDFPFENTAYYNFETRSYQRDKQKNARIENTNLIQQLNYKWDDIRMLSSLIWLTKNRHEAQPNMAENTNPNTRYIEDQNIRTWIQYDQNSHVGNLYLGGGYVFDDNIDYSSKEQKISTQRWISEGGLKKEKDWLSMQLGLRYLFIKPNVYAYDESISEYRTSLYASFLANPIDWMKLSLNLRQQFVSRFNAPFTPALGLEMRLINKNNQTLNLIGNIQRAYRIPTLNDRYWGQDGYEGNRNIKPEDALSAELGLGYLFSDNETWTFRLNANAFYMDVHDWLLWTQGSSGWYADNIMRVISKGLETTIRAYCDLGKQQIEIGGGFTFNPAERKESDLVTDVIDQQLEYVPKYIATGYIQYTFSKAGLILDGNYTGRRYYNQAGKYLSNYKLINCSAYYQFNLGNNLLRLDVQVNNLLSEQYQNQYQYAMPEINYRVAINYKF
- a CDS encoding c-type cytochrome, producing the protein MEENLKDQKMPEVDPLTNDKFVPEHEFDGIRELANNPPWWLTFIFIFSILFAYVYLAKYHFFSDGKVGLNEYEAELYAVQLQEEEAAGIEASATEGGGGISIETVKVDYSVPLTAQTDLDKGAKVFSTNCAVCHLAEGQGLVGPNLTDEYWIHGGSFENIMTVINNGVIEKGMIAWKGQLSDTQIHQVASFITTLQGTNPPNPKAPQGEKYVPEAE
- a CDS encoding FixH family protein — encoded protein: MKFNWGHGLVVVILLGITGFLSLVFITTRERIDMVTDEYYPKELEYQYQIEKLKNYNALSEKINIKINGNLAVVFPKITDKPDGITGNIHIYRPSDKRLDIEKEIQLDTAFIANFEKEKFKSGKYEVIIEWGANNQEYLTKLPLFID